Proteins encoded by one window of Rattus rattus isolate New Zealand chromosome 10, Rrattus_CSIRO_v1, whole genome shotgun sequence:
- the Rab29 gene encoding ras-related protein Rab-7L1, which yields MGSRDHLFKVLVVGDAAVGKTSLVQRYSQDSFSKHYKSTVGVDFALKVLQWSDSEMVRLQLWDIAGQERFTSMTRLYYRDASACVIMFDVTNATTFSNSQRWKQDLDSKLTLPSGEPVPCLLLANKSDLSPWAVSRDQIDRFSKENGFTGWTETSVKENKNINEAMRVLVEKMMNNSREDIMSSSTQGNYINLQTKPSPGWTCC from the exons ATGGGCAGCCGAGATCACCTGTTTAAAGTGCTGGTGGTGGGGGACGCCGCGGTGGGTAAGACGTCACTGGTCCAGCGCTACTCCCAGGACAGCTTCAGCAAGCACTACAAGTCTACCGTGGGAG TGGATTTTGCTCTGAAGGTTCTCCAGTGGTCCGACTCAGAAATGGTGCGGCTCCAGCTGTGGGATATTGCAG ggCAGGAGCGTTTCACATCCATGACACGACTCTACTACCGAGATGCTTCTGCCTGTGTCATCATGTTTGATGTCACCAATGCCACTACTTTCAGCAACAGCCAACGATGGAAACAGGATCTGGACAGCAAGCTCACACTGCCCAGCGGGGAGCCAGTGCCCTGCTTGCTCTTGGCTAACAAG agTGATCTGTCCCCTTGGGCAGTGAGCCGGGACCAGATTGACCGGTTCAGCAAAGAGAACGGTTTTACAGGCTGGACAGAAACATCAGtcaaggagaacaaaaatatcaatgagGCCATGAG agtccTCGTGGAAAAGATGATGAACAATTCTAGAGAAGATATAATGTCTTCGTCCACCCAAGGGAACTACATCAATCTCCAGACCAAACCCTCCCCAGGCTGGACATGCTGCTAG